One genomic region from Streptomyces sp. NBC_01431 encodes:
- the mreC gene encoding rod shape-determining protein MreC, which yields MRDTRESRLLLVLLIAVAFALITVDIRGGENSPVDGARQAAATVFGPVENAVAAAVDPIGNAIGAVRDSGKRHDRISTLQAENEALRQKLGSDARNRSRLGQLDAMLKTAGEGQYTIKAAQVVAIGAAQGFSWTVTIDAGSNDGIKRDMTVLNGEGLVGRVTTVGPSTATVLLANDPDFTVGTRMEKSDELGFATGHGDRPLSVQLLNGKAKVNPGDRLVTFGSQADKPFVPGVPVGEVVKVDPSGGDLTRTIYVRPFVGFTKLDIVGVVVEAPRTDPRDQVLPAKPQPTPTPTVTVTASPPASPNAQGSANPSANANNDQAANASPNANANANPSANANPSANANPNTNTNANANPPPNPNGNANANNADGEQ from the coding sequence GTGAGGGACACACGAGAGAGCCGGCTGCTCCTGGTGCTGCTGATCGCCGTCGCATTCGCGCTGATCACGGTCGATATCAGAGGCGGGGAGAACTCACCGGTGGACGGCGCCCGGCAGGCCGCCGCCACCGTCTTCGGCCCCGTCGAGAACGCAGTCGCGGCCGCCGTCGACCCGATCGGCAACGCGATCGGCGCGGTACGCGACTCGGGCAAGCGGCACGACAGGATCTCCACCCTGCAGGCCGAGAACGAGGCGCTGCGCCAGAAACTCGGCAGCGACGCCCGCAACCGCTCCCGGCTGGGCCAGCTCGACGCGATGCTGAAGACGGCGGGCGAGGGCCAGTACACCATCAAGGCCGCCCAGGTCGTCGCCATAGGAGCGGCCCAGGGCTTCTCCTGGACCGTCACCATCGACGCCGGATCCAACGACGGCATCAAGCGCGACATGACCGTGCTCAACGGCGAGGGCCTGGTCGGCCGGGTCACCACCGTGGGGCCCTCCACCGCGACCGTGCTGCTCGCCAACGACCCCGACTTCACCGTCGGCACCCGCATGGAGAAGAGCGACGAACTGGGCTTCGCCACCGGCCACGGCGACCGGCCGCTGTCGGTGCAGCTGCTCAACGGCAAGGCCAAGGTCAACCCGGGCGACCGTCTGGTGACTTTCGGATCCCAGGCCGACAAGCCGTTCGTGCCGGGCGTCCCGGTCGGTGAGGTCGTCAAGGTCGACCCCTCCGGCGGCGACCTGACCCGCACGATCTACGTCCGCCCGTTCGTCGGCTTCACCAAGCTCGACATCGTCGGCGTCGTCGTCGAGGCCCCGCGCACCGACCCCCGCGACCAGGTGCTGCCCGCCAAGCCGCAGCCCACCCCGACGCCCACGGTCACCGTCACGGCCAGCCCGCCCGCCAGCCCCAACGCCCAGGGCAGCGCCAACCCCAGCGCGAACGCGAACAACGATCAGGCCGCGAACGCGAGCCCCAACGCGAACGCGAACGCCAACCCCAGCGCGAACGCCAACCCCAGCGCGAACGCGAATCCCAACACCAACACCAACGCGAACGCCAATCCGCCTCCGAATCCCAACGGCAACGCCAACGCCAACAATGCCGACGGCGAGCAGTAG
- the mreD gene encoding rod shape-determining protein MreD: MRLNRVLLSAALIVVALVIQVSVFARLQLPGAVPDLMLLTVLGLALVYGHVGGAFVGFGAGLLADLAPPADHAAGRYALVLCVIGYLAGLAKPDHGRLRSAVGPMVVVVGAAIGSTLLYALVGALVGDTAARHVGLLSLLFTAAVYDLLLAPFTVPLIMAIARRAENDPLVETTANGNPRSNITSGWLSGGTGLRIGNQRGGLRLKAAKNRAARAGRIKGVKRL; encoded by the coding sequence ATGCGTCTCAACAGGGTCCTCCTCTCCGCCGCCCTGATCGTCGTCGCCCTCGTCATCCAGGTGAGCGTCTTCGCCCGCCTCCAACTCCCCGGCGCCGTACCGGACTTGATGCTCCTCACCGTCCTCGGCCTGGCCCTCGTGTACGGACACGTCGGCGGCGCCTTCGTCGGCTTCGGCGCGGGACTGCTCGCCGACCTCGCGCCGCCCGCCGACCACGCGGCCGGGCGCTACGCCCTGGTCCTGTGCGTGATCGGCTACCTTGCGGGGCTCGCCAAACCCGACCACGGCCGGCTGCGCTCGGCCGTCGGCCCGATGGTGGTGGTGGTCGGCGCGGCCATCGGCTCGACACTGCTGTACGCGCTGGTAGGCGCGCTCGTCGGGGACACCGCGGCCCGCCATGTCGGCCTGCTCAGCCTGCTGTTCACGGCGGCCGTCTACGACCTGCTGCTCGCACCGTTCACGGTGCCGCTGATCATGGCGATCGCCCGGCGGGCCGAGAACGACCCGCTCGTCGAGACCACCGCCAACGGCAACCCCAGGAGCAACATCACCTCCGGCTGGCTCTCCGGCGGCACCGGCCTGCGCATCGGCAACCAGCGCGGCGGGCTCCGGCTGAAGGCCGCCAAGAACAGAGCGGCCCGAGCCGGCCGCATCAAGGGCGTCAAGCGACTGTGA
- the mrdA gene encoding penicillin-binding protein 2 — MSNIPETGRTPRVQIRLVIIQVLVFSLLLTLGGRLWYLQIRNGKEYTDEAKNNHVQQVVQPAVRGSILDARGVPLADNETRLVVSASRTDLSKMPDRGKAVLTRLAAVLGMKPQDVMDKVRLCDAKTPKPCWNGSPYQPIPVTDEATTQQALQIRERSEDFPGITADPTAVRRYPAPGKANTAQVLGYLSPVTDDEITKAKDTDSPYLRSDQVGRSGLERTYDRQLRGKAGITRYEVDNLGRVIGQAESDKAQPGSNVITSIDARVQAVAEYELNNAMVEARKQFDKITNENYKADSGAVIVMEAKTGRIVAMASAPTYDPNVWVGGISAKDYQQLTGKDGDYPLLNRAIQGQAAPGSTFKVVSTAAAVEAGYKWDGGYPCTSSYSVGGQVFKNFEGESFGPISLGRALEVSCDTVFYGLADNEWKKDGGINPKEGQPKDFFYKAAHQFGLGKPTGVDLPNEVTGRVPDRQWKESYFKANKDAWCRTGKKDGSYVEKIAYENCLEGNKMREGDAINYSIGQGDTLVTPIQEAMIYGAIANGGTVHAPTIGKAIVSADGKSVQEITPKVNGKLPVSQATLDGFNKALAGVVTGGTAAWKFQGWPQDKIELHAKTGTAEVYGKQTTSWLATYSKDYTVVMTIAQAGTGSGASGEAVRKIYEAMYGVDDAGHQDLKRAMLPQPEQSLPKIQADGSIDAPTVAAYDPNAGKTKDKTQPDGQPQPNGQPQPSNSPATNVDNRNPRRD; from the coding sequence ATGAGCAACATCCCCGAGACGGGCCGCACCCCCCGGGTGCAGATCCGGCTCGTCATCATCCAGGTCCTGGTCTTCTCGCTCCTGCTGACGCTGGGCGGACGCCTGTGGTACCTCCAGATCCGCAACGGCAAGGAGTACACGGACGAGGCGAAGAACAACCACGTACAACAGGTCGTCCAGCCCGCGGTGCGCGGCTCCATCCTGGACGCCCGCGGCGTCCCGCTCGCCGACAACGAGACCCGCCTCGTCGTCTCCGCCTCGCGCACCGACCTCAGCAAGATGCCCGATCGGGGCAAGGCCGTCCTGACCCGGCTCGCAGCCGTGCTCGGCATGAAGCCGCAGGACGTCATGGACAAGGTCAGGCTCTGCGACGCCAAGACCCCCAAGCCCTGCTGGAACGGCTCGCCCTACCAGCCGATCCCGGTCACCGACGAAGCCACCACCCAGCAAGCCCTGCAGATCCGCGAACGCTCCGAGGACTTCCCCGGCATCACCGCGGACCCCACCGCCGTACGCCGCTACCCCGCGCCCGGCAAGGCCAACACCGCCCAGGTGCTCGGCTACCTCTCGCCCGTCACCGACGACGAGATCACCAAGGCGAAGGACACCGACTCGCCCTACCTGCGCTCCGACCAGGTCGGCCGCTCCGGCCTTGAGCGCACGTACGACAGGCAACTGCGCGGCAAGGCCGGGATCACCCGGTACGAGGTGGACAACCTCGGCCGGGTCATCGGCCAGGCGGAGAGCGACAAGGCGCAGCCCGGCTCCAACGTCATCACGTCGATAGACGCACGCGTGCAGGCGGTCGCCGAGTACGAGCTGAACAACGCGATGGTCGAAGCCCGCAAGCAGTTCGACAAGATCACCAACGAGAACTACAAGGCGGACTCCGGCGCCGTCATCGTGATGGAGGCCAAGACCGGCCGGATCGTCGCCATGGCATCCGCGCCGACGTACGACCCGAACGTCTGGGTCGGCGGCATCTCCGCCAAGGACTACCAGCAGCTCACCGGCAAGGACGGCGACTACCCGCTGCTGAACCGGGCCATACAGGGTCAGGCCGCGCCCGGCTCGACCTTCAAGGTGGTCTCCACGGCCGCCGCGGTCGAGGCCGGCTACAAGTGGGACGGCGGCTACCCCTGCACCAGCTCGTACTCCGTGGGTGGACAAGTCTTCAAGAACTTCGAGGGCGAGAGCTTCGGTCCCATCTCGCTGGGCCGCGCCCTTGAGGTGTCCTGCGACACCGTCTTCTACGGGCTCGCCGACAACGAGTGGAAGAAGGACGGCGGGATCAACCCCAAGGAGGGGCAGCCCAAGGACTTCTTCTACAAGGCCGCCCACCAGTTCGGCCTCGGCAAGCCCACCGGCGTGGACCTGCCCAACGAGGTCACCGGCCGCGTCCCGGACCGCCAGTGGAAGGAGAGCTACTTCAAGGCCAACAAGGACGCCTGGTGCAGGACCGGTAAGAAGGACGGCAGTTACGTCGAGAAGATCGCGTACGAGAACTGCCTCGAAGGCAACAAGATGCGCGAGGGCGACGCGATCAACTACTCCATCGGCCAGGGCGACACCCTCGTCACCCCGATCCAGGAGGCCATGATCTACGGGGCGATCGCCAACGGCGGCACCGTGCACGCGCCGACCATCGGCAAGGCGATCGTCAGCGCCGACGGCAAGTCCGTGCAGGAGATCACGCCGAAGGTCAACGGCAAGCTGCCGGTCTCCCAGGCCACCCTCGACGGCTTCAACAAGGCCCTCGCGGGCGTCGTCACCGGCGGTACCGCCGCCTGGAAGTTCCAGGGCTGGCCGCAGGACAAGATCGAGCTGCACGCCAAGACCGGTACCGCCGAGGTCTACGGCAAGCAGACCACGTCCTGGCTCGCCACCTACTCCAAGGACTACACGGTCGTCATGACGATCGCCCAGGCCGGTACGGGTTCCGGCGCCTCAGGTGAGGCCGTGCGCAAGATCTACGAGGCGATGTACGGCGTCGACGACGCCGGCCACCAGGACCTCAAGCGCGCCATGCTGCCGCAGCCCGAGCAGTCCCTGCCCAAGATCCAGGCCGACGGCTCCATCGACGCGCCGACCGTCGCCGCCTACGACCCGAACGCCGGCAAGACCAAGGACAAGACACAGCCCGACGGTCAGCCGCAGCCCAATGGCCAGCCGCAGCCCAGCAACAGCCCGGCCACCAACGTCGACAACCGCAACCCACGGAGGGACTAG
- the rodA gene encoding rod shape-determining protein RodA, whose protein sequence is MAGFSVQRYAPERGALAKLTARDSVLRRLDWPLLLSALALCLIGSLLVWSATRNRTAINQGDPYFFLIRHIVNAGIGLCLMVGTIWLGHRTLRGAVPILYGLSILMLLAVLSPLGATVNGAHSWIVLGGGFSLQPSEFAKIAIILCMAMLLAARVDAGDQLHPDHRTVVKSLGIAVIPIGCIMLMPDLGSTMVIVVIILGVLLSSGASNRWIFGLLGAGVIGAILVATLGILDKYQINRFAAFANPKLDPAGVGYNTGQARIAIGSGGLTGTGLFKGSQTTGQFVPEQQTDFVFTVAGEELGFVGAGLIIVLIGVILWRACRIARETTELYGTIVAAGIIAWFAFQSFENIGMTLGIMPVAGIPLPFVSYGGSSMFAVWVAIGLLQSIRVQRPITA, encoded by the coding sequence ATGGCAGGCTTCTCCGTCCAGCGGTACGCCCCCGAGCGCGGCGCCCTCGCCAAGCTCACGGCGCGCGACTCCGTGCTGCGCAGGCTCGACTGGCCGCTGCTCCTGTCGGCCCTCGCGCTCTGCCTCATCGGCTCGCTCCTGGTGTGGTCCGCCACCCGCAACCGCACCGCCATCAACCAGGGCGACCCGTACTTCTTCCTGATCCGGCACATCGTGAACGCCGGCATCGGACTCTGCCTGATGGTCGGCACCATCTGGCTCGGGCACCGCACCCTGCGCGGTGCCGTGCCCATCCTGTACGGGCTCTCCATCCTGATGCTGCTCGCGGTGCTCTCGCCGCTCGGCGCCACCGTCAACGGCGCGCACTCCTGGATCGTGCTCGGCGGCGGATTCTCCCTCCAGCCGTCCGAGTTCGCCAAGATCGCGATCATCCTGTGCATGGCGATGCTGCTGGCCGCCCGGGTGGACGCCGGTGACCAGCTCCATCCGGACCACCGCACCGTCGTCAAGTCGCTCGGCATCGCGGTGATCCCGATCGGCTGCATCATGCTGATGCCCGACCTCGGCTCCACCATGGTCATCGTGGTGATCATCCTCGGCGTGCTGCTGTCCTCCGGGGCATCCAACCGCTGGATCTTCGGGCTGCTCGGCGCCGGCGTGATCGGCGCGATCCTGGTCGCCACGCTCGGGATACTGGACAAGTACCAGATCAACCGCTTCGCCGCGTTCGCCAACCCCAAGCTCGACCCGGCCGGCGTCGGCTACAACACCGGCCAGGCCAGGATCGCCATCGGCTCCGGCGGCCTGACCGGCACCGGGCTCTTCAAGGGCTCCCAGACCACCGGGCAGTTCGTCCCCGAACAGCAGACGGACTTCGTCTTCACGGTCGCCGGAGAGGAACTCGGCTTCGTCGGAGCGGGCCTGATCATCGTGCTGATCGGCGTCATCCTGTGGCGCGCCTGCCGCATCGCCCGCGAGACCACCGAGCTGTACGGCACCATCGTGGCGGCCGGCATCATCGCCTGGTTCGCCTTCCAGTCCTTCGAGAACATCGGCATGACGCTCGGCATCATGCCGGTGGCCGGTATCCCACTGCCCTTCGTCTCCTACGGAGGCTCCTCCATGTTCGCGGTGTGGGTGGCCATAGGGCTGCTCCAGTCGATCCGGGTGCAGCGCCCGATAACGGCATAA
- a CDS encoding CYTH and CHAD domain-containing protein has translation MADTKREIERKFEFTPADAETAQLPDLTRVAGIDKVAGQGVAELDAVYYDTDDLRLDAASVTLRRRTGGSDAGWHLKFPVAASVRDEIRAPLSDRLPRSLAALLRSRVRGAQLVPVVRLLSSRDVRHLLAEDGSLLAELSIDTVRAEGLRAGSSTAAWTEIEVELADGVHDQSILDRVETRLREAGIHPAASPSKVARALHETAPPNSPKPAPHTTAPAEGTAGAHVLAFLRTQRDALVALDPAVRRELPDSVHQMRVATRRLRSAFKTYAAVVDRTVSDPLGDELKWLAAELGVDRDQEVLAQRLKTRIDALPRTLLLGPVRGRLRIWTVSRRTGSRRTTIAVLDSKRYLRLLDALDALLAAPPLLPAADRPVCGVLVKAVLKDYDRLAGRVRTALDLAPGHDRDVALHEARKAAKRARYAAEAAAAALGRPAEKFAKRMKAVQNVLGDHQDSVVARDSLRTLAAQAHAAGESAFTWGLLYGQEEAAAAEDERELPVVWARAAKAKLRRRLGA, from the coding sequence ATGGCGGACACGAAGCGCGAGATCGAGCGGAAATTCGAGTTCACACCGGCCGACGCGGAGACGGCGCAGCTCCCCGACCTGACCCGAGTGGCGGGCATCGACAAGGTCGCCGGCCAGGGCGTCGCCGAACTCGACGCCGTCTACTACGACACCGACGACCTGCGCCTGGACGCCGCCTCGGTCACCCTGCGCCGCAGAACGGGCGGATCCGACGCCGGCTGGCACCTGAAGTTCCCAGTGGCCGCGAGCGTCCGCGACGAGATCCGCGCCCCGCTCTCCGACCGCCTCCCGCGCTCGCTGGCCGCCCTGCTGCGCTCCCGCGTCCGCGGGGCCCAACTCGTCCCCGTCGTACGGCTGTTGTCCTCCCGCGACGTACGCCACCTGCTCGCCGAGGACGGCTCGCTGCTCGCCGAACTCAGCATCGACACCGTCCGTGCCGAAGGGCTGCGCGCCGGGTCCTCGACGGCCGCCTGGACCGAGATCGAGGTCGAACTCGCCGACGGCGTCCACGACCAGAGCATCCTGGACCGGGTGGAGACCCGGCTACGCGAGGCGGGCATCCACCCCGCGGCCAGCCCCTCCAAGGTCGCCCGCGCCCTGCACGAGACGGCGCCGCCGAACTCCCCGAAGCCGGCCCCCCACACCACCGCGCCCGCCGAAGGCACCGCGGGCGCCCACGTGCTCGCCTTCCTGCGCACCCAGCGCGACGCCCTGGTCGCACTCGACCCGGCCGTCCGCCGCGAACTGCCCGACTCCGTGCACCAGATGCGCGTCGCCACCCGCCGGCTGCGCAGCGCGTTCAAGACGTACGCCGCAGTCGTCGACCGGACGGTGAGCGACCCCCTGGGCGACGAGCTCAAGTGGCTCGCCGCCGAACTCGGCGTCGACCGCGACCAGGAAGTCCTCGCCCAGCGCCTCAAGACCCGCATCGACGCGCTGCCCCGCACCCTGCTGCTCGGGCCCGTGCGCGGCCGGCTGCGCATCTGGACCGTGTCCCGCCGCACCGGCTCCCGCCGCACCACCATCGCCGTCCTCGACAGCAAGCGATACCTGCGGCTGCTCGACGCTCTCGACGCGCTGCTCGCGGCCCCGCCGCTGCTCCCTGCAGCGGACCGGCCCGTTTGCGGCGTACTCGTCAAAGCGGTCCTCAAGGACTACGACCGGCTCGCGGGCCGCGTCCGCACCGCGCTCGACCTCGCACCTGGTCACGACCGGGACGTCGCCCTGCACGAGGCCCGCAAGGCCGCCAAGCGTGCCCGGTACGCCGCCGAGGCCGCGGCCGCCGCCCTCGGCAGGCCCGCCGAGAAGTTCGCGAAGCGGATGAAGGCCGTGCAGAACGTGCTCGGCGACCATCAGGACAGCGTGGTCGCCCGCGACTCCCTGCGGACCCTGGCCGCCCAGGCCCACGCGGCCGGAGAGTCCGCGTTCACCTGGGGACTGTTGTACGGGCAGGAGGAGGCAGCGGCCGCCGAGGACGAGCGTGAACTGCCCGTGGTCTGGGCCCGCGCGGCCAAGGCGAAGCTCAGGCGGAGGCTGGGCGCCTGA
- a CDS encoding TIGR03960 family B12-binding radical SAM protein codes for MSAESVFPQLEALLPHVQKPIQYVGGELNSTVKDWDSTDVRWALMYPDAYEVGLPNQGVMILYEVLNEREGVLAERTYSVWPDMEALMREHQVPQFTVDSHRPLKAFDVFGLSFSTELGYTNMLTALDLAGIPLEAKDRTVDDPIVLAGGHAAFNPEPIADFIDCAVIGDGEQAVLDMTEIVRGWKAEGRPGGREEVLFRLAKTGSVYVPGFYDVEYLADGRIARVVPNKSGVPWRVSKHTVMDLDEWPYPKQPLVPLAETVHERMSVEIFRGCTRGCRFCQAGMITRPVRERSITGIGEMVEKGLKATGFEEVGLLSLSSADHSEIGDIAKGLADRYTEDKIGLSLPSTRVDAFNVDLANELTRNGRRSGLTFAPEGGSERMRKVINKMVSEEDLIRTVATAYGNGWRQVKLYFMCGLPTETDDDVLQIADMAMNVIQKGREVSGQNDIRCTVSIGGFVPKPHTPFQWAPQLSAEDTDARLTKLRDKIRGDKKYGRSIGFRYHDGKPGIVEGLLSRGDRRVGAVIRAVYEDGGRFDGWREHFSYDRWMACAEKTLPAFGVDVDWYTTRERTYEEVLPWDHLDSGLDKDWLWEDWQDSLDETEVEDCRWTPCFDCGVCPQMDTSIQIGPTGKKLLPLSVVK; via the coding sequence ATGTCTGCCGAATCGGTCTTCCCACAGCTCGAAGCTCTGCTCCCGCATGTGCAGAAGCCCATCCAGTACGTCGGCGGTGAGCTGAACTCCACCGTCAAGGACTGGGACAGCACGGACGTCCGCTGGGCGCTCATGTACCCGGACGCGTACGAGGTGGGCCTGCCCAACCAGGGCGTCATGATCCTCTACGAGGTACTGAACGAGCGCGAGGGCGTCCTCGCCGAGCGCACGTACAGCGTGTGGCCGGACATGGAAGCACTCATGCGCGAGCACCAGGTGCCCCAGTTCACGGTGGACTCGCACCGCCCGCTGAAGGCGTTCGACGTCTTCGGGCTCAGCTTCTCCACCGAGCTCGGCTACACCAACATGCTCACCGCGCTCGACCTGGCGGGCATCCCGCTGGAGGCCAAGGACCGCACGGTCGACGACCCGATCGTCCTCGCGGGCGGCCACGCGGCCTTCAACCCCGAGCCGATCGCGGACTTCATCGACTGCGCCGTCATCGGCGACGGCGAGCAGGCCGTGCTCGACATGACCGAGATCGTCCGCGGCTGGAAGGCCGAGGGCCGCCCCGGCGGGCGCGAGGAGGTCCTGTTCCGCCTCGCGAAGACCGGTTCGGTGTACGTCCCCGGCTTCTACGACGTGGAGTACCTGGCCGACGGCCGCATCGCCCGTGTCGTACCGAACAAGTCGGGCGTGCCCTGGCGGGTGTCCAAGCACACCGTCATGGACCTCGACGAGTGGCCCTACCCCAAGCAGCCCCTGGTCCCGCTCGCCGAGACCGTCCACGAGCGGATGTCCGTGGAGATCTTCCGCGGCTGCACCCGCGGCTGCCGTTTCTGCCAGGCCGGCATGATCACGCGCCCCGTGCGGGAGCGAAGCATCACCGGCATCGGCGAGATGGTCGAGAAGGGCCTGAAGGCGACGGGCTTCGAGGAGGTCGGCCTGCTGTCGCTGTCCTCCGCGGACCACTCCGAGATCGGCGACATCGCCAAGGGCCTCGCGGACCGCTACACCGAGGACAAGATCGGCCTGTCGCTGCCCTCCACCCGTGTGGACGCCTTCAACGTCGACCTCGCCAACGAGCTGACCAGGAACGGCCGTCGCTCGGGTCTCACCTTCGCCCCCGAGGGCGGCTCCGAGCGCATGCGCAAGGTCATCAACAAGATGGTCTCGGAAGAGGACCTGATCCGTACCGTCGCGACCGCGTACGGCAACGGCTGGCGCCAGGTCAAGCTGTACTTCATGTGCGGCCTGCCCACCGAGACCGACGACGACGTCCTCCAGATCGCCGACATGGCGATGAACGTGATCCAGAAGGGCCGCGAGGTCTCGGGTCAGAACGACATCCGCTGCACCGTCTCGATCGGCGGATTCGTCCCGAAGCCGCACACCCCCTTCCAGTGGGCCCCGCAGCTGAGCGCCGAGGACACCGACGCGCGTCTGACCAAGCTGCGCGACAAGATCCGCGGCGACAAGAAGTACGGCCGCTCCATCGGCTTCCGCTACCACGACGGCAAGCCCGGCATCGTCGAGGGCCTGCTCTCACGCGGCGACCGCCGCGTCGGCGCCGTCATCCGCGCCGTCTACGAGGACGGCGGCCGCTTCGACGGCTGGCGTGAGCACTTCAGCTACGACCGCTGGATGGCCTGCGCCGAGAAGACCCTGCCCGCCTTCGGCGTGGACGTCGACTGGTACACCACCCGCGAGCGCACCTACGAGGAGGTCCTGCCCTGGGACCACCTCGACTCGGGCCTCGACAAGGACTGGCTCTGGGAGGACTGGCAGGACTCGCTCGACGAGACCGAGGTCGAGGACTGCCGCTGGACGCCGTGCTTCGACTGCGGGGTGTGTCCGCAGATGGACACGTCCATCCAGATCGGGCCTACGGGCAAGAAGCTGCTCCCGCTCTCGGTCGTCAAGTAG
- a CDS encoding TIGR03936 family radical SAM-associated protein, which yields MQRIRLRYTKRGRLRFTSHRDFQRAFERALRRAEVPMAYSAGFTPHPKVSYANAAPTGVGSEAEYLEIALTAQRDPEKLRALLDESLPTGLDIVDAVEVRTSGLADRLTASVWELRLDGVTVEAAGKAVATFLAAEAVEVQRKTKNGMRTFDTRGAVAELQALAPQADTAGSAAATPVDRPVGDACAILRLVVRHLTPAVRPDDVLSGLQAVADLAPPVPAAVTRLAQGLFDEESGTVTDPLAPDREAAPAAPPFPKFSASLELGETPIAGTATAEVPEGPAA from the coding sequence GTGCAGCGCATCCGACTGCGCTACACCAAGCGCGGCCGCCTCCGGTTCACCAGCCACCGTGACTTCCAGCGCGCCTTCGAGCGGGCCCTGCGCCGCGCCGAGGTGCCCATGGCGTACTCGGCGGGCTTCACCCCGCACCCCAAGGTGTCGTACGCGAACGCCGCACCCACCGGCGTCGGCTCCGAGGCCGAATACCTGGAGATCGCGCTCACCGCGCAGCGCGACCCCGAGAAACTGCGCGCCCTGCTCGACGAGTCGCTGCCCACCGGCCTCGACATCGTGGACGCGGTCGAGGTGCGTACCTCCGGTCTCGCCGACCGGCTGACCGCCTCCGTATGGGAGCTCCGGCTCGACGGGGTGACCGTCGAAGCCGCCGGGAAGGCCGTGGCCACGTTCCTGGCCGCCGAGGCCGTCGAGGTCCAGCGCAAGACCAAGAACGGCATGCGCACCTTCGACACCCGGGGCGCCGTCGCCGAACTCCAGGCGCTCGCTCCGCAGGCCGACACGGCCGGCTCCGCCGCCGCTACGCCGGTCGATAGGCCGGTGGGCGACGCCTGTGCGATACTGCGGCTGGTAGTGCGGCACCTGACACCTGCCGTGCGACCCGACGACGTCCTGTCCGGTCTCCAAGCTGTGGCCGACCTGGCGCCGCCGGTCCCCGCAGCGGTGACCAGGCTGGCGCAGGGGCTCTTCGACGAGGAGTCCGGCACGGTGACCGACCCGCTCGCGCCCGACCGCGAGGCAGCCCCGGCCGCACCACCATTCCCCAAGTTCTCGGCTTCGCTCGAACTGGGGGAGACCCCAATCGCCGGGACCGCCACCGCAGAGGTGCCGGAAGGTCCCGCCGCGTAA